The nucleotide sequence CGTCGGGTGAGCTGGAGATGGCGACGTCGACAGCGGGGGCGGGCCACGGGCCGGCCGGGCCGGTCAGCACGAGGACGTCCTCGTCCCGGCTCCAGCCCGCTGCGGCGAAGGCGTCGTCGACGGCGGCGTGCCCGGGCTCAGGCACGGCCGCGCACGGCCGCAGCCCGCGGTCGCGGTACCAGCCGGCCACCGCGGTGATGGCCTCCGCCGGATCGCCGGGTGCGTTCCCGACGACCAGCGCCGAGTTGGCCCGGCCGGTGAACCCGCTACCCGCGCGCAGCAGCCAGTCGCCGTACGGCTCCTCCTCGAGCCCGCGCCAGGTCCGGGCGGCGAGCCGCTCGAGTTCGTCGACGGCGACGGGCGGGGTGGTGGAGCGTGCGGGCACGTCGCCGATCCTGCCGCCCGGCGCGGCGGCAGCCGGTGGCGGGGCGGTCAGTGGGTGGGGCGCACGGCCGCGGGCAGCGGGCGGGTCTCCAGCCAGTCGAGCACGCGGCCGGCCGGCATGGGGCGGGAGATGTGGTACCCCTGCGCGATGTCGCAGCCCCACTCGCGCAGCGCCGCGAGTGACGCGGCGTCCTCCACGCCCTCGACGACCATGCTCATGCCCAGGTCCCGGCTCAGCTGCAGGGTGCTGCGCACGATCGCGGCCGCGCGGGCATCGGTGGTGAGGTTCGTGACGAAGCTGCGGTCGAGTTTCAGCTCGTCGACCGGCAGCGCGCGCAGGTAGGACAGCGAGGAGTAGCCGGTCCCGTAGTCGTCGACCGACAGGCGCACGCCCAGCCGGCGCAGCCCGCTCATCACCTGCTGGCTGCGGGCGGCGTCGGCCATGAGGACGTCCTCGGTGATCTCGAGGATCAGCGCCTCGGCCGGCACGGAGAACGAGTCCAGCAGCATGGCCACCTGCTCGGGCAGGGCCACGTCCTGCAGGTTCGACACCGACAGGTTCACCGCGACCGACAGGTCGTGCCCGTGCGCGCGCCACGACCGCAGGTCGCGCAACGAGCGCTCGAGCACCCGCAGGGCCAGCCGGCGCATGAGCCCGGCCTGCTCGGCGAGCGGCAGGAAGACGTTGGGGTAGAGCAGCCCTCGGTCGGGATGGTTCCAGCGCACCAGCGCCTCGAGGCCCACGACGGCGCCCGTCCGCAGGTCCACCTTGGGCTGGTAGTGGTTGTCCAGCTGCTCGCCGTCCAGGGCCGACCGCAGCTGCTCGAGGGTCTCCAGCCGGTCCCGCGTCGCCGGGGTGCCGTCGGGCGCCCACACCTCGTAGCCGTGCCGGCCGCGCTTGGCCGCGTACATGGCGGTGTCGGCGCGGGCGAGCAGCAGGGAGCGGTCGCGGCCGTGGTCGGGGCACAGCGCGATGCCGACGCTGGCGTCGACGTGCAGCGGCATCCCGTCGAGGACGAACGCGTCACGGAGCGCGGCGCCGAGGCCGTCGGCGACCTCGCGGGCGCGGTCGGCGTCGGCGTCGGGCAGGAGGACGGCGAACTCGTCACCGCCCATG is from Blastococcus sp. HT6-4 and encodes:
- a CDS encoding GNAT family N-acetyltransferase, whose amino-acid sequence is MPARSTTPPVAVDELERLAARTWRGLEEEPYGDWLLRAGSGFTGRANSALVVGNAPGDPAEAITAVAGWYRDRGLRPCAAVPEPGHAAVDDAFAAAGWSRDEDVLVLTGPAGPWPAPAVDVAISSSPDAAWLAGYRHRGAPLPAAAAAVLCNAEDLLFASVRLDAPPAPLAAVARGALADDWLVISAVTVDDRYRRRGVARAVMAALAAEGRSRGGQSCMLQVTASNHPALALYGSLGFTEHHRYHYRWAPGV